In Halictus rubicundus isolate RS-2024b chromosome 1, iyHalRubi1_principal, whole genome shotgun sequence, the sequence AATTACGTATGATTGCGTCAATTTGTAAATGTTTCACCTAACATTAGAATACAGAAAATATACTGGGAAAGTGGTTGCTGTCTCTCGGTACATTTGTGCATGCGATAAGTCTCAGTGGCAGTAGTTTTGTGGAAGAAGAACATCAAACTTGGTATTTCCACTGGGTCACACTTCTCACACTGTTACTTTACaattttactggaaaattttatgCGCATCTGCAATTGTAAGCCAATTTTACTAGCATATTAATCCCTCGTCTTATGATTTCTTTTAAAACTTTCATCATCATCAAATTGCGACTGCTTGTGCAATTTTTCACCCTATTTTCTAATTACCGATATATTGCTACTATCTATTTCTACATTGCTCCTTTTATCTTATGTTTATCTTTATGCATACCTACGTTGCTTTTATATGtctatctattttttttttctttcttttgcaaggggttaagtatttaattataaaaagcTTCTCTGTGCaagttttaaataataaacttcaATTTGTAGTTACAGCAATTACAAGCGATATGTGTATGCACAGACATGCATAAAACTTTTATTGATACTGATAGGACACAGAATccttagaaaattgaatagtaCAGGAGATAAGTATGCTCATCTACCAGACATAGCAGGATTCTTGGTAGAACAAGAGAGTATGTTGGGCATGACAATTATACTTATCACtggtaattaaataataatataccaATGCACATCTATCTGCTTACAAAtacgtttttaaatatttaaaattatttttacagccaTTGTACTTTTAATATGGCTCGATTTTATGCACGAAGACGAAAAGTACAAAATACAATCGCTAATAATTAACTCGATTATGGgtgtatgtatttatttacgtCACATGAACAATAATAGTGTCATCAAATTGCCATTGTATCCTCAGTCTAGGTAAATTTGCTTTTAACGCGTGGAATCTATGCAATTAATTCATGAAGTTATAATACTTTCTTCTCTTTCAGAGGAATATACGAAGTACAAATTTTCTGgatattattgttaattaacATTTTCAATTACATTTATCGTATAGGGTTAACGATCCAATACAAGCAGGCAATATTTTTAAGAATCGCATTATTTTCCATTGTGCGGATATGGGCCATGGTCACAGCAATTATACACCAACCGTATAACGTGATTCTTTTGCCATTGCAAATCATTTTCAGTGGCGTAATTCGCGCGATAATTCAAGACAATAGCACGCAACAGATAAATGCGCTTGTGTATACGTGGATCGGCAATGTGTTTTATTTCTATCAGGTAAAATCAAAGATGCAAATCTTGGTGGGAGTAACataactgaaaataaataaaattaaattttcttcagGGAAATTCGAATAGTTTGGCAACCGTTGACGTAGCCGCTGGCTACGTTGGTATACAATCCTACATGCCAATTATTAACGCATCGttgttaataattaatacttACACTGCGCCTGTTTTGGCGTGTCTTTTACTCGTTTACCAGGCAGTATTGCAATACTCCTATAAGTAAGTAAATTGCGACATTTTAGAAAGATCCTCTGGTTAAAATGCGTACAGgcgaattttataaatttttccaaGGAGaagacatttttcaaaaaatctttTAGGATTTTATTAATACACCCTTCGAAAtactataaaaatttcttttcaatttttcactcTCAATGCATCAATAAACTATTACGTTGCTTCTAATCACACGTTCAAGATAATTTCTTGCAATTCAATACAAAGATGGAAATATTTTAGGCAAACAAATCAGGTAAAGAAAGAATtggaaatttataattattttgggGAATTTTGCATTATCCATGTTTGCAGAAAATCGGCATTTTAACTGAAGGATCCGCGCAACTATTAAAATTTGGCGCAACAATGCGTTATGCTGTGGCAATTTTTTTTCTAGTACACGCGAGACTGTCATGGAAATAAGTAAAACGTATATTACCTGGAGATTGGTGCCACTGACTGCGTATACAATTATAATCACTATTCAACGGCATCATTTGTTCGTATGGTCAGTGTTTTCGCCAAAATTGATATACGAAACTGCGTATTTCACTGTCGTTTGCATTACAACACTGATTATACTAATCTTAATTACGTTGCAAAAGGCGATAAAAAATAGTGTGCAATGATGCAACATTCTTTTACacttttgtaaaaaaatttcacacttgaaatataataaatacaaAATGGGAGGAAGAAGTAGAAAATTAATATCaaggacaattttattttgaactTCCAAATTTCTTTACAATCATTTACGCGTAATTACCCCATCACGTCTATAAAAATCGAACGTAAAAAGAATTAGTGATACACGTAAAACAGAAACTTTGCAAAAATACTTTTCGTTTACAATCGAAATTACTTAATTTCTTAATTAAGCTCAGATTGTAGCTGGTCTGCATACTTTACGCTACTAACTATTATATGGCTGTATAATAAACAACGTACACAGTAAAATTAAGAGTTACATCGTTTATGTCAAAACGTTTTTGTATAATTGTACAATCAGAATGCGGTTCAAATGAAGTCGGAGATAAAATTCTATCACAAATCGTATGATTAATAAAATACGCCGAAATTTTTTACGTTattttctcttctctataatacacTATTTTAAAATCTAATTTATCTCTCATTTACATTATCATTAAAATTCATAGCAGCTCGCGAAGCCACTTTGGAGAAAAATACAAATGTAAAATAGCGATTACTAGTCATGCAACGTAATATCCAAAAAATATCCCTAAAAATAAACTTGTTAAAGCACAGGATGCTAGTTCAGTgtctaaaattaaattattaactataGGAACACGAAAAAACGACAAAAGTAGCAATATACTTGTTCGCATTCGCTGTAAAATAATATGAAATCGATTAACAGTAATTGTCAGCAGTATCGAGATGCTTTGTGTTCTCTTACATTTACAAGTGTTGCTACTTTCtgcaataaatattaaataaaaatcatcgaaatagaGATGTGTAACATATCGTTATCCTTAACTAAATTAGTCGATTTCACGCGCtctaaaatagaaaattcgtgttttttttttaataaataattttaacggGTTCTAAAAgagtttttcttaaaaaatttgttgacaAATCGAATAGCACCAACTTAAAACTATAATCGATCTAAAATCATACTAAATACTGCACACCGTTCGCGCGCAATACTTACAATGAAAAAGTTAAGTACACGATAGCTTGTAAGCTCGAAACAGTACATGCTAATGCTTCTCAGCACGActcttaaaatataaaatattcgtattcgtattatACAAAAATAGAAATACTTTGATATTCATTTATCGAATCACGAAAAACAATTCTGCCGTGTTTTAATATAGTTAATCCCGTAACGAGGGTTAATACAGTTGGTTTTGCAAGGCTGTAAAGTTACCCGCAATTCAATCAGTTTCTCTCAAAtcgaagattttttttttaatgcacttTCCAAGTGACAAACTGGTTTGCAGTTATCCGAATCAATACTAGTCATTTCGCTGTCACTGTCCTGAAGGAAATCCACGTTCTCTCACGAAATGGTTAACTCTCACAGCGTGGGTATTTGTGAcaaatgtataataaattaattactgCTCGGTTCGCTGTGTAGTACAGCGCCGGTGTAAATTCGAACAAAACTCCGTTGGTCTCTTAAACGAGACGTTTcagtttaaataattaattaaaattttctaaaacgGCGAATTCATACCGAGCTTTGTACCAAATTCTAGCCGAGCTCTCTTTTGATACCTCACGTTTACTCTGAAAACAATTGGGGTTTGTTAGAAAATatctttcttataatatttattttaaagtgttTCATGCATTTGTTTGAGTTAAAAAACATTAAACTATTGAATTGCATTAAAAATAACTTCcttttccttaaaaaaattattttcctccCCAAAGAAATGGGACAACTCAACTTTTCGTGTCCTACACGTATGAAACCCCTGAAAGAGAAATATACTTACTTAATTTCCTGCCACTTAATTAACTCATTAACAGCGAAAATAAGCGGCAGGGAACTTAAGAAGAATAGAGGGAGATGAACCGGAAAGTCTTCGATTTTTTCACCCTCCTCTTTCCAAAATGAACAGAACACAACCCCTGAGAATGCTGCTTGTGCGCATAATCTAGAAAAAAACATATGTATTCATTATAATACTAATATAGGAGGGACAATTACGAAGGAAAGTATAAAATTATTCTTACGTTATAAATGCACTTAAGAACCACACGAAATTGTTGAAAGGTTGTTTCCTCCAAATAGAATACTCTCGATGTACAAAGCCTACGGATATGGTTACTGCAACCAAGGAGACCGTTTCTCGGTAATTAATcgtataataatttttgtattaacCTATGATGAAACTTACCTAAATGTAAAACTAGCAATGACAAAGCGAAATGCTGTACCACTAAAACGACGTTTGGTTTGGCACCCCAACCCCCCCATAGGACCCCTTCTCTTAATTCAGGGTACACGTAGAGACATTTGGAGTCCATTGACGCGTAAATGGGGCACAAAGTTAGAAACGAAATACACTGCGATAGAACTATGGTTATAATTGTTGGTAGAAACTTGCTACCATAACACCACAGAACGAACAACGCAATCTGAAAAGGAAATAAGTGTGtcttaatattattttcaatccgtTAAAATGATTAGGAGtaagaatacatttttatttcacactcgactcttgtaattgatgcagaaactttttattttgcatggagaTTCAGAGTTCACTTGTCGCATTTACTCACTTGGCCGTCTATGGTGCACTGGTTCTTTCCCGTGGCGCGTTGCATTATGGTGGGATCTTTTGGCGTGGCAATCATGGATATCGATAACATTGGAATGATTAAGCAACTCAACCATAACACTTGATCGACAGAGAACAGCGGCGGCAGCAGCAAGAAGCTGGACAGTGCTTGCGTGAAGGAGAGAGTGACTGTGCAACAGACCCAGAATTGCACGCAATTCCAAAGGCACTTCATGTAATGACGAGCCTGAACGATAAATTTTAATGCATCAAATTCATTTGAATTCATCAGGTTGATTCTTATTGTTACTTCTAGGGGGGCCAATTCTATATCTAAAAACTTAACTTCTTTTCAAAGTTacatttctaaataaaattctataaagATTACCTCATGATTATGGAGAATAAAGTACACGATAAACTATATGATTTATGAGATTTACCTCCATAATCAAATGGAAAATGGCGATCGGATCCTCGCGTTTGACGCTCAACGAGCACGCAACTGAGTTCAACGCTCTGCTTATGTCAACCGGAGATGGACCTTGGTCTTCTCTCGTTTGGGTTAGTACAGGAATTCTCTGGCAAACTTGTGGGTACAATGGTTCTACTGCCACTCTAAAATCGTATCATCAATTAACACAACTCTGAAAACAGCGCAGAACAATCGAGCAACAGCAAACGCTGATAACTTCTCCACCAACATTCTGACATTTCACtttttgtgtaaaatatttacaaaaatggtACAGGTTTCCGAAGTTCCCTGCCGTAGTCTAAGGAACTTAAATAAACCACAAGAATCAATATTTGGAGATGAGAATTTACTATACCTACAACCAGCTACGAGGCGACCGATGACACACAACAGACCTTACAGGAGACCTACCATAAAGATCGAATCGGACACAACGTATAACCAGTCTTACTTGAAATTCAATCAAGTTCCTAGACGAAGATTCAATTACGGGGATCATGAAAAATTAGGGTACAAAACCGCCGAGAAAATGGCTACCGATACCGTCTACAAACTGTCCTATGAAGCTTTAAACGGAAAAATCCCAGAACCTTTTCTCCCAAGACCACGTTTGTTCATCGAAGGATCTCGGGACATGACGACTACTCAGATGATGTCCTATATGAACCCTGGACGTGTGCAAGTGAAACGTTACAAACCTTATCGAGAAAAACATGTCCCCTCTGTTCCAATGGAAAGCGAGACAATCACAAAAGGGTCTTATCAAAATTTTTCTACCCCTCTTGTTGTCAAAAGACCACGAAGAGCAACGTTCTGGCAGACAAAAGTGAAAACAGACTACGACACTACAAGTCAGCTGTCTTATCGATTCACAGGACTTGTTCCTGAGAGCATCAGGATGAAGCCTAAACGAGCGAAGATCACTGCTCGAATGGAGGACGACACTATCTTCAGAACTAGTTACAAGATCCCAGGCCGTCTCGTCAGAAAGGAGATCGTTTGCGAATATGTTTGATCTTGTATGTTTTCTATTACGGAGGATGGCACTATCTTCAAAGCTAGTTTGAAGATTCCAGGCCGTCTCATCACCAAGAAAAATGTTTGCTAATAGTATTTGCTTTTGTACGTTTTATATTTGATAATTCAGTCTTGATTTTAATAAACGTGTATTGATAGTAATAGAAGGATTCGTTACCCTGCGTCCGCTTGCATAAAGATTGGCATGTTTTCTGCGTTAGCAGAAGAGCCTAAGACGCAAACTACTTCTCCGTAATCTTGCATAATGTGCAGCATCTCTCTGGTGACCGTAGTGTTGCAGTCGGTGAACAAAGACACTAGTAGAGGAACGTTATCTATTAGTTCCAAGTGCGGTCGGATTTTGTCGATGCCTCTTGGCAGCTTCGCCTGTAATCGAAGCAGAACATTGCAGTCAATTATTAACGTTTTTGAGACAACTGTTTAAGATTGGGAGACTTACTCTGTTGGATAAGTCGAAATTAACGGGAGCACTCTGTTCCGTACTATCCGTGAGGCAACTCAGGGACCGCCATGCTTCCTGACCTGATCCTAAATCCACACTTTGCACTAGCACGCTGTCCTCGCTTCTAACTGTATCCTGTTCCCTATTGAACATCGTTTTACTCTTGGACATTGTTCTTAAATTTGCATttggaaatatttcaaatgacaaaGAAAGAATACAGAGAGAACACAACAAAGAGAGACAGTTTAATATAGTTGCGGATCAGTCCATGCTAATCAGTCAATTTCTGCCATCGAAACGAGAGATTATGCTTAAAGTAAAATGCATATCATGCACTGCTTGTAAAATTAGGGGAAGTTTGAGTCATCATTTTACTGGTCtcgaatttgtttacaaaatacAGGAATTTTACAATCTTCGCTTGCTTTCATTACACCCACCGCATTTTTAATCATGTTGATAATTATTTACTTGTCTGATAACCGATATTTTTcaactaaaaaaaatattattacgatAGACCAAACATTCTAGTGTAAGATTAAAAAAGATTCAACTTGATTGGAAAAGTAGTTtctgagataaaaattcataagtaTAGCGAGTTTCATCTCAGACATTATTTCACTTCAGACAGAGATTGTAAACTTTAAATGTCTGTGTTTTGTAAACAAATAAGAAATCAGCAaggtgatgacttaaacctccTGATTATAAATCATTTCAGGTAAGATCATTTGGCATCGGTGACCAGAAGCGATCGATTCGTCTCGGAGTGATCCAAGAGAGGAGATCTAATACGAAAAGAAAAGGGAAACAGAAAATAATTACGAAAAGTGTGACGATCCAGTTCTCGTGATCCTTTGCACTAGGTGATTTAGACTGGCATGCAAAATCAACCGAACATTATAACATTCGTTATCAAAACAGTTACAGCTGTTTAGCGCAACAGAACGAACCTATGGCTCATGGCACTCTTGACTTGGGACAATCCTGTGTCGTTCCACTCAGTGGTCTCATCGTCAAACTTCACGGTGGCGAAGTCGGTGTTTATGGCACTCGGTGCTGACATACTCATGGCACGGCTAGTGTCCAGATTGGTGCTATAATATAAAGTAAATCGTACAATAGAGAAAACGGTTGCTCCGTGTTCCATTCATGCAGGGATAACCTTTTAGAACACAAACACATCAATGCAGCATATGTATGCAGCAGAAATGTATGATTGCATGCTCTTTTTAGGTATCGGCGAACGTTCTTATTTGGTCTAACGTAATCGTATCGAGAAGCAAAAGCACGGTTCTCAATCTCGTATAGTAAGTATAGTTAAAACGTTTATCAAAAGTAAATAATGACATGTTTCATTTAGTGTTTTATGTGTGATAAAGAGAGGGTAATATGTAACATACCGAGGAGAGACACGATTAAGCAAGTGGCTGGCCTCATCCATGCAGGAGTAATTATGCTGATGAGATTGGGCCGAGGGAGTGGGTGAGGACATGGCTGCTGCCTGGCTCACCCACCAACCCACTGGACTCTCGGACCTAATATCGGTGTGTTAGTTATATACGTTTTATTCGTGTATTTAATGTAATGTCGATGAATATAATAATGAGATATTAACACATGTGCAATGGTACAACTGGAAATAATGAACAAATGTTTTTGTTCGAGATCGTATCCGCTAATGAAGAAGCCATTAAGTCTCTATCAGAAACTAATAGAAACGAAACCAGAGGTTGCCAGTAACTATACCGGCGTAAAAATCAGTCGGAACTTAACGCTCTAAATAGAAACATAACAAAGTAACAAACTTAACAGAGTAAATTCGTAAGAGAACGAATATAATCGAAAGTCCACTAAAGAGTACAGAGTATCGATCAGAAAGATTAGAAAGGGAGGATCAAAAATCGAATCATCATCGCATTCAAAGAACTGGTAAACTTTCTAtggatagaaaataatattcacaataaaaaaagatattaattAATACAGAGCGTAACGAATAAACATGCAAATTAGTAACAGTAATGAAAGAAAGAGGTATAGACAAACATATACGATGGGGTCATGTGTGGATATCTCTCCAGCCATTGCTGTCTCCTGTAATGTACATGCATATCTTACATTCACATTCATAGTTATAGACAAAAGTAGCTAGTTAAACAAGTTCATATCAGATAGCACCATTTATTTTTAGAGACTTACAACAGATTAGATTAAACGACATTGAAAAAGTGACAAATACTTTTTAATTGACGAgtaagaagagaaagaaaaaacgaaCGACAACGGAATAATCGTAAACACCAGCAACATATACAATTAGTGTGAAGTACTCAGTGTTGAATATGTTTTCATGTATAACAGATTTTTACACATATAGAAATATAACATATTTATACTCTCCAATGTGAGGACATGCCCCAAACTTTTCAATATTAATCCAAAAGCAAAAGAAAGCAAAGCAAAGTAGTTTGTAGAGTTATCGATTAGCAATAGTAGAATGGCGTATAGTACCTAGCTCTCTCACTGAGCAACGATATATGACAATTCCATCCGCTTTCCAGACCCATCTTCTCCGAGAACACTCGAGATCGCAGTTCATTTTCCTTGCTGAAGTGAACGAAACGTATACATGCTCTATCTAGTTGTTCAATCAACTGTACCTGTGAGACAAACCACACATTTACACTTAATCGTAAATCCTAAAACACTTTTGTAAGTCATATATTcctttaataaattttaaaaagagAAAGTCTAATTATTAGAGGTGTGGGAGAACCTGAAAATGTCGGGTACCcgatatattcgagaatccAACATTTTCGAGTCCTTGCACACCTCTACTAATTACACCACGCGGTAAAGCAAATCTTTTTCCCATACAACATGTTCCCAGAAGTTCcaaattatattttgtttttaatacaGAATCGAAATAGTTCGACAAAACGTGCAGCAGTCatataaaatagatttttcaCATAGGAAAAAGGATTGCAAATGTGTATTCATTGTACAAAGAACGCctattgaaaattaaagaattgAAAATGTGTTAGATAGTGtgttataattaaatattttaccaTATCTGTTTGTGCTTGATATTGCATTGTGACCATTCCAATGAAGACTTGATTGCATTGAATTTCGAAGCAACTTTCCACATCGCTTATATTGTCGTCCTTATTTTCATTGCACAATAAGGAATCTATAaatatttgcatgaaaacgCTGTATTTATAATATTACAAAGAATATAAATGTTTGTAGAACTTACCAGTTGAGTGAAATTGTCCGAGAATGCCTTTCACTCTGGGATCAAGAACGTTTCTGAAGTCCCAGGGTAATGGGGTGGGACTTCTATGGGGTGTGTACAAATGTTTGCTGTCTGCAGGAAGCTCTAAATATATTTTAGACATTTTATTGTTAATACCACGCGTTAGTGGTCTATATGCAAATGCAGTGCAGTATGACGTCAAGCTTGTCCTTTGATAGAAGTCTTGCACCTTTTTTCTGAAATGCATATGGAGGAATTATTTGAATTGAATAGTTTAAATGTATTCTAAGGGTTTATTATTTCTACAGTTGCTCCCAAAAGAATTCGAACATCCtttacattaaaaatgaaaaaggcCCTTTTTAAAAGATGTTTTATTTCAGCCTTTAAAAAGTGcctcttttattttcttttttatgtaattcttatcaattgtaattttctcaaaatcttttttgcacattaTTCAGTAAACCAACGTTtttaattgctcaaaaaagtcaggtcatttagtccaatattaaaaaagttattccgtttTAAAAGgcgtccgaatattttcgtgagcaACTGAATGTACCTATCGGATGCAGAAAGTGGACAGAGATCATGGCCATCCCAAAACTCAATACACGAATCCAAAATTATGTCTGCTGTACCCTGTGTTAATAATTGTAAACCACCTCCACTGCGTTCCTTAACTACTACGGCAACCATATGCGGAAAGGGGAATTTCAGCTTCGTTGCAATGCTCAAGGACCTTGCGAATTTGATGTCACGGCGTACCATTTCGGGTTGCTAAAATATAATGCGTAAAATTTGAATCGTTTCTTCCATAAATAATTAAAGGAGGATTCTCATATAAAAGGAAAAACAGAATCCAATTTTCGAGGAATGCTTATTCGAAATCTATTTATTAAACATATCTGCAACTTTATATAGTCATAGATGAATATTTTTAGAAGTAAGAAAAACGaattttcatcattttataatctttttcattttttttttcttctacaaATACTCATCTATGACTATATAAAGTTGCAGATACGTTTAATAAAGagatttcgaataaaaatttcccgAAAATTGGCTTCTTTTTTCCCTGTTTACACGAGAATCCCCCCTTAAGTGAACGTACAACTGCAATATCACACAATATGCTTACAACATGCCTAAACGTGGACAACTGTTGCTCCAATTGGAATATATTTTGTGCCTGCTCTTGGAAACCTATCTGCTTCGCTAACTCACACAGGCACCTACATTTATCACACATGAAATTTTAGTAAATGGTAATTTACTCTAACGAAAGAAAGAACAGTACAGAAGTGTGAGAGAATGTCCCATGATTAGCATTCATATGATTATATGTACAAAATGATTGGAGTTCCATACACCAATACAGATTAACTATAAATATGGAGGATACATAAAATAACTATGGTTGGACTGACCACATCTGTCCAAGGCTCCCTGATTCGTCCACTAAATACACTTGTCTTGAACTTTGTATTGTATCTTTTGCCTGATACCCACTCTTATCTTCTACACTGTGATCCTGGTAGCTGACAAATGTGTATGATCAACGTTACTGGTAACTGGAAGTGTTACCTTTGGACTGTCTTAGGAATTATGAGTATGATAAACTGGACGTAATTAGCTTGATAATTGGAAGAATTAGTTTGAATTATGTATACAAACAAAGGGAGAAAAATGCAGTGCAATAAAGCGTTTTAATGAAACACGATCAACCGAAACGGACAATAGACATACCGTCTGTTCGTAACCGGTACGAGATTCTCATTGTACAGTGCTTCGCAAGTCACATGGCAACAGAACTGCATATAATGCTCTTGCGTTTGCATGTTACATGTGTTGAGTAGAATCGCTAGACCTAGCGGTTTCAATGAGTTCAAATGCTGCCTCCAAGCATGATCATCAAACTGTAGACGAAACGGCAGCGCATGATCATGGGTAAGATCCAAAACCTCGGCTGTTGAATGAGACATGTCTGAAACCACATTTCCATTTAATATACGATAGACT encodes:
- the L(2)k05819 gene encoding transmembrane protein 94-like protein l(2)k05819 isoform X1 → MVGDQAKDHSSRTSEKANNKFTESLGLTTTVALETLQRDIKRVLQEYEEECKRNKKYKAWLKDTLHHRSQYTTLCWTSAIALLINAIILVIEFFTVNETWYLTLPYEGLTVCCLVVLNFILVVSDNKLRHKEIPHRVRILLDQLEVAKHSCQWESENYPHLCSPLSPCLTLQWTYRDGHIVNLPWALLVAGDIIVIKPGQQAPGYCVPYDDTEAPVLHVREVYSPQVHSANEIFSTPQARAPLKNKIYKLQETPYLMNLRMALDQALDRPVTYHNRKRHLLMICCIEQLAYPVLLVIVLIVNLFRYLYLYEYFGIGHWNEMFLLQPIAIGIPLLPLVFPICWIFLNGFGMARFKALFKLYQSSKKLQFVDPFEDTDISGPSYPEVVYNWMELKEYFFNILLGKEHMMSRSASILHVLGSVTALCCVDKKGILSWPNPTAEKVFFLRNASTLSPSSSAGSLDKTSEHQCQTQTDDSKQYPNKTSYVQHDMSHSTAEVLDLTHDHALPFRLQFDDHAWRQHLNSLKPLGLAILLNTCNMQTQEHYMQFCCHVTCEALYNENLVPVTNRRCLCELAKQIGFQEQAQNIFQLEQQLSTFRHVQPEMVRRDIKFARSLSIATKLKFPFPHMVAVVVKERSGGGLQLLTQGTADIILDSCIEFWDGHDLCPLSASDRKKVQDFYQRTSLTSYCTAFAYRPLTRGINNKMSKIYLELPADSKHLYTPHRSPTPLPWDFRNVLDPRVKGILGQFHSTDSLLCNENKDDNISDVESCFEIQCNQVFIGMVTMQYQAQTDMVQLIEQLDRACIRFVHFSKENELRSRVFSEKMGLESGWNCHISLLSERARRQQWLERYPHMTPSYMSESPVGWWVSQAAAMSSPTPSAQSHQHNYSCMDEASHLLNRVSPRTNLDTSRAMSMSAPSAINTDFATVKFDDETTEWNDTGLSQVKSAMSHREQDTVRSEDSVLVQSVDLGSGQEAWRSLSCLTDSTEQSAPVNFDLSNRAKLPRGIDKIRPHLELIDNVPLLVSLFTDCNTTVTREMLHIMQDYGEVVCVLGSSANAENMPIFMQADAGVAVEPLYPQVCQRIPVLTQTREDQGPSPVDISRALNSVACSLSVKREDPIAIFHLIMEARHYMKCLWNCVQFWVCCTVTLSFTQALSSFLLLPPLFSVDQVLWLSCLIIPMLSISMIATPKDPTIMQRATGKNQCTIDGQIALFVLWCYGSKFLPTIITIVLSQCISFLTLCPIYASMDSKCLYVYPELREGVLWGGWGAKPNVVLVVQHFALSLLVLHLVTISVGFVHREYSIWRKQPFNNFVWFLSAFITLCAQAAFSGVVFCSFWKEEGEKIEDFPVHLPLFFLSSLPLIFAVNELIKWQEIKVNVRYQKRARLEFGTKLGMNSPF
- the L(2)k05819 gene encoding transmembrane protein 94-like protein l(2)k05819 isoform X2; amino-acid sequence: MVGDQAKDHSSRTSEKANNKFTESLGLTTTVALETLQRDIKRVLQEYEEECKRNKKYKAWLKDTLHHRSQYTTLCWTSAIALLINAIILVIEFFTVNETWYLTLPYEGLTVCCLVVLNFILVVSDNKLRHKEIPHRVRILLDQLEVAKHSCQWESENYPHLCSPLSPCLTLQWTYRDGHIVNLPWALLVAGDIIVIKPGQQAPGYCVPYDDTEAPVLHVREVYSPQVHSANEIFSTPQARAPLKNKIYKLQETPYLMNLRMALDQALDRPVTYHNRKRHLLMICCIEQLAYPVLLVIVLIVNLFRYLYLYEYFGIGHWNEMFLLQPIAIGIPLLPLVFPICWIFLNGFGMARFKALFKLYQSSKKLQFVDPFEDTDISGPSYPEVVYNWMELKEYFFNILLGKEHMMSRSASILHVLGSVTALCCVDKKGILSWPNPTAEKVFFLRNASTLSPSSSAGSLDKTSEHQCQTQTDDSKQYPNKTSYVQHDMSHSTAEVLDLTHDHALPFRLQFDDHAWRQHLNSLKPLGLAILLNTCNMQTQEHYMQFCCHVTCEALYNENLVPVTNRRCLCELAKQIGFQEQAQNIFQLEQQLSTFRHVQPEMVRRDIKFARSLSIATKLKFPFPHMVAVVVKERSGGGLQLLTQGTADIILDSCIEFWDGHDLCPLSASDRKKVQDFYQRTSLTSYCTAFAYRPLTRGINNKMSKIYLELPADSKHLYTPHRSPTPLPWDFRNVLDPRVKGILGQFHSTDSLLCNENKDDNISDVESCFEIQCNQVFIGMVTMQYQAQTDMVQLIEQLDRACIRFVHFSKENELRSRVFSEKMGLESGWNCHISLLSERARSESPVGWWVSQAAAMSSPTPSAQSHQHNYSCMDEASHLLNRVSPRTNLDTSRAMSMSAPSAINTDFATVKFDDETTEWNDTGLSQVKSAMSHREQDTVRSEDSVLVQSVDLGSGQEAWRSLSCLTDSTEQSAPVNFDLSNRAKLPRGIDKIRPHLELIDNVPLLVSLFTDCNTTVTREMLHIMQDYGEVVCVLGSSANAENMPIFMQADAGVAVEPLYPQVCQRIPVLTQTREDQGPSPVDISRALNSVACSLSVKREDPIAIFHLIMEARHYMKCLWNCVQFWVCCTVTLSFTQALSSFLLLPPLFSVDQVLWLSCLIIPMLSISMIATPKDPTIMQRATGKNQCTIDGQIALFVLWCYGSKFLPTIITIVLSQCISFLTLCPIYASMDSKCLYVYPELREGVLWGGWGAKPNVVLVVQHFALSLLVLHLVTISVGFVHREYSIWRKQPFNNFVWFLSAFITLCAQAAFSGVVFCSFWKEEGEKIEDFPVHLPLFFLSSLPLIFAVNELIKWQEIKVNVRYQKRARLEFGTKLGMNSPF